AAAAACCTTATTTTCCTTGAATATAAATTGTATTAACTTCAACCTTCACATGTCAGAAGACCGAGTTggaaattggaaatttcaaaatcacggtttttcttttttaaaggcCAGTACTTGTACTAAAAGAACGCTGTACCATCTAATTATCATGGcccaaaagaaaattcaagctaTTTTGTGTATTACTTTATCTCTAAAAGAATTTTTAATGTAAAGTataaatgatatttatatttttttcttccaaaaataaCATAAACTAGGTGCACATATAATCTTAATTCAACAATTTATATTTCGCatgtgatgtttttttttttgacaaatattTCGTATGCGATCTGTATGCTGCTCCTTGGTGTGTTTTGAATTGTAGAAAGATGACGTTTCTAGTTTATACTATCTTGTGATGCGAATTAGTGGAGTCTCAACTCAGGTTAACGAATTCCtagtgtaaaatttaaaattttttatgtgTTGTAAGTtgcattttcaaatttaaagttattgaaccaatttttaaaataaaatttgcgcGATTAAAATATGACTtgcatgataattatttttttgataaaaaggTAAATCATACATGGcatattaaaaattaggaaaaaaactAGCCAGTTTAAGACATTGGTTAAAGAACTTAAAgtataaatgtttttgttaagagatgaaaaattatgttgtccttaatcttttttatattttcttatgatttatatgatatatatttttttcctttagttCTTTAACGAATGTGTTGAGGACATTAGTGAGTAAGACCCCAAAAATTATCTAACATATGTATTGAGAAGGATATATGCATGTATCTTCATACACCTAGAATTAGGGGTCTAGTTTAGATTAAGTAGTAAACTAAGGATCTGGAAGACTTATAAGAACaagtatatatgtttttttttggtcttaacTCTCTAACTAGTTTATTAGGTAAAAAATATCTTGATTAATACGGAATTTAATTAAGAAGTaagtaaaatttgatttaaaactGTTTCCGTCAAGAATCAAATTTGGATATTATCTGAATGATTTAACTTTATCTTAATACATTAATCACTTGTGTGTAATCATTTgattaaaataagtatatatttaattcttcttttgataatatttttaatttaaaccttGTATATGCCAGAAACTTGAGAGATTGATTTCCATTATATTGTGAATACTCTGAACTATGATTGTCTTAAATGGATGATATATATAgttctaaataataataaaaaaaatcaattccaaAGCTTCAATGTAGTTATGTATTCTTTTTACTTACCCtgtatttccttttatttttaaattcctttttTCATGATGTATAAAGACTTTGCATTAGTACTCATTTAATAAGATAATAGCATTGAAAAAACTTTCTCAAAAACACAAAACCACTTCATATTTCTAGAATAcaatttatatgtttatatgaaataatatgtaaaatgtatattactacttttttttatttatagaaataagTAACTCTTCCTGACtatgtttctttaaaaaataaataaatcacacatcctaattatatatgatttccttcttttttatatattaaatattatttattctagTCAAATCATGAATGCGCAATTTCCATTAAAAAGTCAATTCAATAACGTTTACTGTATTTTGAAAATACAACTTAGCTTTGTATAGATTGGACACCCCAAGCATTCCttacaaaaaattgttaaactttaaaaaatttacacataattttaagaatttaatagtGATGTATTGTTGGTGTGGAAAACTAcaatattaatcaataaaaataatcatttttaaaataagttttaatataattattataaaaatgaacaaacttataataaatattgatttataattaaattataataaaaatatctttatctagtcactacatatattatttattatgattttaaaatcaaatgacaTTACTTtggtaatgaaaaaaaaatagattttgatttttttattgtcacCCCACCACAAATTGGATTTTGATATACTACAATTGCACAAGATTTAAAGTTTTTAGgataatgttataaaaaaaattaagataaaatgaaaatatagatacatttgaaagattcataaaatgtcttttttatttatttatagaaaatagaatataaaatctttttatcGGTACAAATTAAAAGACAATTTAATAATTCACGCACTTAATTAATTGAGCATATTTCTTGACAAATAATATAGAATCTAAATTATACTTTCATGTTTTTAAGGGCATGTCTTTAAAAGTGGGATGCACAGATAAattaattcctaaaaaaatatatttgtgaaaatttattatttaaacttataaaaatgtgagaaattaataaacttggtataataatataaagtcgtagtatataatataatattgaatTAAATGCCATGTGTGTAGACTGAGTCATCAGCAGAGAAGCGAGGAGGAGGGAGGTGGAGTGCGGGCGAGGGTAACTAACCAACGCTAAGCAGTTGTTGAGTTTGGTTGGTAGTAGATGAGCGAAGTGTTGACGATGGCGGACGTCACGGCGAACTTGCAAGCAGCAACCACCGCATCCACCCCTTACGCGCTCCCCACCAATCTCCCTCTCCTCTCCGCTTTCCTCTCCTTCGCTCTCGCACAGTTCCTCAAGATCTTCACCTCCTGGTGCGTCCGTCTCTTAACGCGTTTCCTTTCCGTGAATTTCAGCTCAGATTTCTTCCGTACAATCGTTGTTTTCCTCATTCGTTAGATCAAATCACTACGACAAGAAAAACGCGCgtgtttgtttgtgtttttttaggaTCCAGCACGATACTTCCTTTTTGGACGCTTCTGTTGCAAATATTTTGTGCTTTCGTCCATAATTCGTGTTTCGTGTTATATATTCGGTTAAGAATTTAGTGAGATTTGATTTTAGGGCTTGAAATTAAAGTACGGTCCGGCCTTTTGTTTTCTGTTCTAAAAATTAGAGAATTGAGAATGAATGATGAATCTACGGAGATGATTCATTCTGTTATGCTTATAGACACGCTTCAGTTTTTTAGCATCTACATTGTCTTTCTTTGAGTTTGAGCAATCAAATGTTTGGTTTGGTATTATAGGAATTTAACTTTTAGTAGAACAGTAGTTATTTAAGCTGTTTGTTTCTCTAACGGGAAAATGGAATGAATATCATATGAATATCATATTTAGATGTGTGCACGTGTTCGCTGACATCTTGTCACGGGTGTAAGCAAATTTTTGGAGGTTTGAATATACGATATTGCGTTTTTTTGTCTCTAAAACTGAATAATTTCTTATCGCAGACCTATATGAGATCGGAAATATGAGCTTAATTTTTTCCAAAACTTTTCTCCTAGATATTCAGGTATAAGGAAAAGAGATGGGATTCTAAAAGGCTGCTTGATTCGGGTGGAATGCCTTCGTCACATTCTGCAACAGTCTCGGCTCTGGCTGTTGCTATAGGTCTCCAAGAAGGGGCAGGATCAACTGCTTTTGCAGTTGCCGTGGTCTTGGCGTGTATTGTATGTATTTTATTGTCTTGTTTGTGTTTAAAATATCTGTTTCCTGATTTGCCTTAACTTGcaatttctttcacttttacTTGTGTTGTTTTCGtgcattttatttcatttttctggtTTTGATATGTCTGGAAATATGTTCACATAGTACTttgctttcttttgttttctttggtaTACGTATAGTGCTTTCTTTTGTGTTTGGTCtgaaaaagttttattgtattaattaactatgattttatgttttaagaAGCCATAATATGTTCCAGTATTAGGATCAAGATTAACAATGATCTACATAAGTTGGGACTtggaagagaaataaaatacgACTGTGCTGTGATTTTCTTTCAGCTTCatgtacaatatttatttagtgAGGATCTCTGCCTTTTGAATCCTTTGATGCCACAATTCCAAATTATTCCTTATCCTCTGAAAAACAACTCCAATAGCAAATTTAACATTTCCATTATGATTGTCATGATGCTTCCATTGATGGAGTATTAAAGAATACATTGTATGTGAATGAAATTTACTATtactatttcttttatatatgttgGTTTTAGTCTCAAAAAGTTATAGTTCTTATGTTAGTAACATCTTTTTGTCTCATGTGAACTACGTCTACTTTGGAAGATTCTACAATATGCTGATTGTTATTTTCTTCATAATTCTCTCTTTAGAAGAAATTGTTAAGGAATCATTTGACAAATGTGTTGAGCTTCCTTATCTTTGgtattataatttgttttaaggAATCTTTACTATAGTCGAGCGGGATGATTAGATTTTCTGTAACTTTTGTAAGGTCATGTATGATGCCTCGGGAGTTAGACTTCATGCAGGTAGACAAGCAGAAGTAAGTTTATTTACATAATGGTAGTGTTATTCTTTTGCTTTACATTGTGCCCTTActttatatacacacacacatttcATATGTTGTTTCTGTTACGTACTGCAGTTGCTTAATCAAATTGTGTGCGAACTACCTCCAGAACATCCTTGTTCCAATGTCAGACCTCTGCGTGATTCACTTGGTCATACTCCACTTCAGGTGCGTTGTGCTTTTTGCTGTGCTTAAGGTTGTTCCCTTGCTTTCTTGTTATGATAGATGCTGTGAAGCACCGACACGGCCCCAAATAGTGGTGTCCCTGTTTCCGACTCGCCGACGACACGGACATGCGCCCGACACGCACCGGATACGTGTTGGACACGCACTCGCTGTGTCcaggttatttttttaaaacctttgaCACGATACTGGACACAGCAAGTCAACACACACGATAcaacttttgttattttttttcttttcaaaatcatattttttttaaatcttaaaagataaaagattagattttaaattataataatagattAAATTTCTGATTATTTCCTCTTCACGTCGTTTATGcttcctatattttttttaaaatcttaaagataaaacattatattttaaattataataacagattagaatttagattaaattaaattagaataacaATATTTTCTCTTCACGTCAGTTGTGTCACTTCTTCACTCACGTAAATCTTTACTGGTTCCCTCGTTCATGTCTATTTGTTATTGGTTTGAGTTTGTTGTTGCTGCCGTTTGTTCAGCTTATGACCTTCGTAGTGTTTACGGTTGCTGACTTTGACTTGCTGTTTGTTGCGTTTGTGGTTGCTGACCTCTGATTTACTGTTTTGGTTCTGACTGGGTGCATTGTAACTTTGTAAGGTTTACACCTTTGAAACCTTTTCTTTACTttccaatttttataattttttctttatctttcttaGGCTTGTAagaatttttagtttaatatttttttctttactttcttactGACTAATACATTTAATACTttcagatttttaattttatatcctATTTTGataatagtttttaaatataacaGTTAACcattcatagtttttttttaaattggtcattgtgttcttatttttttatattgattaattgTAGATGTGAGTACTTCTATTTTATTATAGTCATGAATGGCTAAGTGAAGATTCAAATAGAATTCCTCCACACCAAGATGGAGAACTTACTCGTGAAAGATTGAAATGCCTCAAAAGGtattttgatgatgataatgaaagAAGGCAAGTGAACGCAAAGTTTGCAAACTTTTCTGGTGGAAGATAAGACTTTGATGATATTGACTCTTTAAGGGATAAAGGTCTAATGGAGGCAAAGTCTTGGTGGCTAGTTCATGGTGTTCATGCACTAACACTTCAAAAGATTGCTCTTAAGTTACTAGGGAAACCTTTTTCATCATCATGCTGTGAAAGAAATTGGAGCACTTACTCTTTTATTCATTCAATCAAAAGAAACAAGATGACACCTCATCGGACAGAAGATCTAGTATTTGTTTATAGTAATCTTCGTCTTCTTTCTAGAAATTCCccacaatatcatcaagaagaaactaaAATGTGAAACATTGTTGGAGATGAGTTTGAATCATTTGATGAGAATAAAATTCTTAAAGTTGCTAATTTATCCCTTGATGAACCAGAATTAGAAGTTGTGTTTTTTAATGATGATGATCAAGAAGGAAGAGAATGAACTTAGATAGATTAAgattaatagttttttatttatcttttcaatTATGATGATTTATCTTGGTGTTTTTTTAGGTGAGActctttattaaatatattagtaagtttgttttagattattttttaaagagacAAAGTTTTTGTCTtgtgaaattttcttttaaatgataatgatactatttaatataattttttgatgcttatatatatatatatatatatagacaaagTTCATGTCGTGTCCCCGTTTCTTATGTTTTAGAATTTAGCCATCATGATGTCGTGTCCGTGGTCAGTGTTGGAGTCCGTACTTCATAGGATAGATGtctacttttcttttctctttggtGACCagtaatttccttcaattttcaTTGACAAGTAATATCTGTTGTTGGAGTATTTATACGTATGAATAGAGATTCTACAGAAGCTCTTGCAATAGCATATTTCATGTTTGGCTGATCCTCATAATAGCTGCCCCTACTTTTCACAGTCCAATTGCCATCATATTTATGTTACATAGTTGCTAAGCATTATTGGTACATTACTACATTAGTTTCTCACGTGGTATGTGTGGTATAGTAGGATGCAGGAGTTGTGTTATAAGAACCATTACTTGTGGGAAGCTTTGGGGTCCTCTGTTTTTGATTGTTGCATACATATTTTAATACCAGTGAGGCAGTGACTACCGTTTTCTTTTGTACAGGTTGTTGCCGGTGGCATATTGGGATGCATTATAGCATTTTTGATGAGAAGATCAAGTTAAGATGCCATGTGATGTGACTGATACTAATCCTCTACCTTGTCTCAAATGTCGGTGCATGACCGAAATGAGAGCATCATGGAAAGGGCAAAAAAGCCTTCTGTTGCAAGTATGCAAGTAAGTAAAGTGCGTTGAAGGTTCACCTGGAAGATCCTGTGTCCTGACTTTTGGAAATTCAGATTTCTCTTGTACACAGTAATTAATCGGTTTGTTGATTCTGCTTAATTGATTGTTCAAAACAATTTGAGATCACACTGGCTATTCTTTGACTTATTTTTTCACCTATTGTTGCAAATCAAAACTTTGAAAGGCCCTTGAATGGAGGTTGCATTTTGTGTTTCATCCTTGAGTAGATTAAGATTAATGTTTCTCCATGGTTATGACAGTTTTGACTTTCAAGCTTTTTAATTATACTTGTTTGAGTGTGATTTTCATCCGTTGGAGGTGATTTATGGATTAGTAGTGTTAACCCCTGTTTGGTTTTGCGTCCGATTCCTCCATCCTTGCATCAAACTCCTTAGTAGTGTTAAaaccactattttttttaataataacaaaatcaaattaaactaattaaattaaataaatagaaacatcaaattaataattaaccatTTTCGTATAAGAACGACTCTTGGACTTGGACATCACatcaaataacaattaattcaattaaaattatatccaaatatagaataattattttaatagttaaataaataatattataattataacaaaattaaaaatatatatttaatttaaaatataatttaattcttaaatgtatatatatatatatatatatatatatatatatatatatatatatattgattttgattgaattaaaatataattaataatttaatctatgatttattttaagtatataaataaatattacttttagAAAATGTGAAATAAATTTTCTGTAAATTTTCTGGAATCCAATAAGAATGTGATTACGTTTCATTTTTTAACTGTTGTCTATTATAAACCCACCCCCGACCCGGCCATTGCCATCCTACTTAGGCCACAATACGGCAACATCAGTTTCCTTTCTCGGCAAGTAACGTTGCTGCCCAGTGCCCTCTCTCTAACaattcaaattacaaaaaatggAGGGAAATATAAATTAGGCCGTTTCTCTTTCTGTTACCAAACAATTGCATGAACCAAAAGAAGTAGGATTTCCATGGCGGAAGCCTTAGGCCCTAATCCAACGACGGACCACAAAAAGACGGTTCCCATGTCCGCTCGTATCCAATCTCCGACGAGCCCTTTCTTCGTGGGCTCCAACAACGACCAGCTTGAACGGGCCCAGACCCGTGAAGCCCGCGCCGCCGCAATCCGCCGCAAGCCCCTCGCCGCCAACTTCCACCCCCAACCATCCCATTCTCATCCCTGTCTCAACAAACACCAGATTCTCGACTTGTTCCATAACTGCATAAAACTTGCCTCCGAAAATGCAATCATCATTATCATAttctgttatttattatttattattgcttttgaTATGAGGGaaagattattttgtttttgtttttgggcAGAAAATTAATCAGAAAAACACATGGGAGTTGGATTTGATTGACCACCTCACTGATATTATTAGGTCTGAAGAAGGGAATCACGAGGAGACTAATTTTCAAATAGTAAGTTCTGCTTGCTACTTCATTTCTATGTTCCTTGCTTTCAAAAGTTGTTGGAATTTTCAGTTCGGTTTCTTCCCAAACCTACCTAAATTTTGAgaagactaaaatataattttggttgACTCgtctaaattttttgtttcagtttggtcctctaattttaaaaagttccTCTTTGGCCCCTAAAATTGTTTGTTAGACACTCAAACTAACTCGGTCTTTTCTTTAGGTTACCACATTAACTTGATCAACTTGGTGAGATGTGACAAACTGTGAGAAATATCATGTTAGATGACCTTTTGCCATGTCAGCTAAAATTAACACTATTAATACAAAAAGCTGATGGAAGGAAATTAAGCCTTTAAGGGatcaaaatgaaactttaaaAACTTCGAGTGGCCAAGgccaaactaaaacaaaaaattaagctcagggatcaaaattatattttattcttttgagaatggtaagaaaataatatcatcTTTCTGCGGGCACTGCCTGGTTTTGTGGGTTCTGATTTCCTGAATTGTGTCTTTGTTTAGTACATTTATGTGTTtatgaaatgatgtttctttatATGCAGTTTCTTTCAATGAATGTCATCTACAGTAATTCTAAAACCTCGCTTTGGAAAGCCAATTTAAAGGAGAAatgataatttttcattaagttatctCAACAAGCtgttaaaaatgttattatttttctataataagttaatattttgaattaagttattgtttacattttatttttatcacgcACACATGGACTTGCAAGTGTAAATATCAGTGTTGTTAAATAGCAGCCATGGCATTGCCATGGTGGATTTTTTGCCAACTGCTGTAGACAATTTGCGAAGGAAGGCCTGCCATGGCAGCGCCATAAGGTGCAATGGTGTGTTTATATGGCAGAATTTTGGCCTTCCGCCATGTTCTGCCATTGATAACACTGGTAAATATACTATCAATGAGACACCTGCGACACTAAAAGCAGATTCATGTATGCATTACTGTTATATTCATAGGTTTTTTGTTTGGGCAGGCAAGCTGTACACTGGAAGCTGGAGTCAAAATATACTCCTTAAGGGTGGATTCGGTGCATTCCGAGGCATATAAAGTCCTTGCTAGAATGAATAGAGCAGGCCAAGATACCGAGGAAGGTTACAATAATTATCCTTTTATATTCTGAACTTTTTCTGCCCTTCTATAGCAATATTATCCTTTGGTTTGCAGATGGGGGCCATGGGAATTGTTTTCTTCCTTAATTGTACAAGTTATACAGTTTTACTCAATGTTTGGTATCTTAAGAATTTTTGAACTATGAATGGCTGCAGTACTATTGgtacatttactttttattctttattagttTCTAATGCACGGTGTCATAGTGTTCAGACACTACTTTAGGGAGTTTTAATGCTGAAAGTGGACAAGCAAGAAGGAAGGAAGTTGACAAAAAGGTTGATTCTCTGGATATTTGGATTGAAATCATACATTTTGCTAAGTTCTAAGAGGTGTTTTTCCATGCAGTTCTCACCTTTATCAACATTGGAATCATCTTTTGAGGTTCTTAATGTAAAGAAGTTTGACGGTGATCTCAAATCTCTTTTTATTTCTGTTACTTGTTTGGCATGAGGGATAGAAATTGTGCTGACCCTGTATTTGTTTTTTCAGTTGCATTTGCTGTGGATCCACTCTATCGTCAGATGTCAGCAGAATTTGATGAAGGTGGAGCCAAAGGCCTTTTGATGAATAATCTTGGCATATATGGTAAATGTAGGTTGCTCTTCGATTCACTAGAAGTGCCAGGGAAGTGCATAACCAGTCAAAATGAAAGTGATATTTCAGATACAATTGATCTTTCTTTCGCCAGAGGTATATTGGTCATTTAAATGGTGTGGTAAAACTGGTATAACATTATAAATGCAAACATTCAATATGAATCAGGGACTTAGTTGTCTTTTACTCTTTACTCCTGTATAGATTGTGTTGAACAAATGATATTGGACATACATACGAAGGGTGAAATCTCTCCAACTCTGAGGGTGATAGTAAATcaatttgatgaaaataataaaaggcCTTCTGATTTTCAATCTTCTACTGAGAAATCAGGTGAAGAGTTTGATGCAGCTATTGATAGTGAACTTGCCACTGAAAAAGAATATGAGAACTTCCCCTCCTGGAGTAATGATCATGATAGTGAAGCATTTCCTGCTGAATGGGGCTCTGATGATGCAGACCCAACTTTTCCAAGTTACCATCAGGTTTGCTAATGTTTCAGCCATGCAACATCAATGCTTGTCTTggaagatattttaaaattgtttattttttattatattaagtgTTTGATGGGCCTTAAATAACATTGTAGGAAAAAGAACCTTTTCATTCCCAAGACCCTCCTGATATGGATGACATATTTGAAAATGTTGATGGGTATTTGTTTTTGAGTCTGGGTTTTAGGTCAAAGAAAAATGCATGGGCAGGCACTGATCATTGGAAGTTTCAAAAAGCTAAAGGTGGGATATAGGAGGCCAGTTAGAGATTGTAATGCTTATTTGTATATGCATTTGGGAGTTCAGTGTGTTAATCAATTCTGAATCTGTTTCTAGGCTCAGAATCAGAGGTTCATCGTGCTTCTGAGGATGTGTTGGTCCAGAAAACCAGGCAGCCAGGGACAAAGAGACAAGTCGAAGTTGATTTAGATTTCACAAGTTTTGTCGAGAAAAAAATATCCGATATCTTTTCTCCTCCCAGGAATCCCAAATCATTACAGCTACCTGAAAATATACCACCTTGCATTACAAAACTTCCAGAGGACTGCCACTATGAACCAGAGGATCTTgtcaatttatttcttttgcCTTATGTAAAGGTATTTTATTAAAGTATAGAAATTAGTTTCAAATATCTCTATCCGGAgtataattatttgtttgtctGATGCTTGCTATTCTTTCTGCAGTGCAttgggaggaaggcaagaaagCTCTCAGGTAAAATGTACTATTGTGAtctcaataattttctttatatcCGCTGATTCATTGTCTGTCAATACACAGGACATTTTAGAGTGTTTTCATTTATTACTGATTGCGTTTAAAACTCAGGTGAATTTGCAGATGTATCAGGAGAACAATGCAATAACTATGAATCATTCCCTTCCTGGGACAATGGAAGTGTTTGTGATGATGATGTTACTGATGTACATAGTGAAATGGATGACTCTACCTCACTTATTTCTCAGCCACGTCAGGTGGGTTTActgtttttttatagaataattTAACACTGTTGCTCTTGATATATGATTATTTATTGTATGATTgtatcataaattcataattcATACATGCAGATTCAAGGATAATATCTTTCACGAGTTCTTCTATTCCTCTTCATTAATTTTACTTTCCATACACAATTTTGCCAAAAGTTATTGCAGTTAGAGCATAAGTATGATTATTTCCAAATAACACAGATCAATAAAGTTGAAGTCCAGTATGACAAAACATTCAAACAAGTCAATGTTCAGGCTCTGAAAATAACACTTTGGGACCATATTCAAGAATCCGTTCAAGTTCCGATTCAGGTATGCTAAGGTTTCATCATTTCTGGAAAGGCTCTGCCTGGTACTGTATATGCCTTGTCTAGTTATAGgatgagtttgtttaaacttaaaaaaagcaactttaaaataagtattttttttaagaaacagataagattttcttttcaaaataagtaCTTTTGTTTTAAGCAGAAACAATTTAGACAAATACactaaaacattttattaaaataaacgcTTATTTCtacaaataagtttaaacaaactacCTCATAAACTTTCAATATCATCCTCTTTTGAACCTTCcctaactaaaataaaatgcttGCTGCAGTATGTTTGTGTTGTGT
Above is a window of Glycine soja cultivar W05 chromosome 12, ASM419377v2, whole genome shotgun sequence DNA encoding:
- the LOC114379981 gene encoding uncharacterized protein LOC114379981 isoform X1; translated protein: MSEVLTMADVTANLQAATTASTPYALPTNLPLLSAFLSFALAQFLKIFTSWYKEKRWDSKRLLDSGGMPSSHSATVSALAVAIGLQEGAGSTAFAVAVVLACIVMYDASGVRLHAGRQAELLNQIVCELPPEHPCSNVRPLRDSLGHTPLQVVAGGILGCIIAFLMRRSS
- the LOC114379981 gene encoding uncharacterized protein LOC114379981 isoform X2; amino-acid sequence: MSEVLTMADVTANLQAATTASTPYALPTNLPLLSAFLSFALAQFLKIFTSWYKEKRWDSKRLLDSGGMPSSHSATVSALAVAIGLQEGAGSTAFAVAVVLACIVMYDASGVRLHAGRQAELLNQIVCELPPEHPCSNVRPLRDSLGHTPLQM
- the LOC114379982 gene encoding condensin complex subunit 2-like; its protein translation is MAEALGPNPTTDHKKTVPMSARIQSPTSPFFVGSNNDQLERAQTREARAAAIRRKPLAANFHPQPSHSHPCLNKHQILDLFHNCIKLASENKINQKNTWELDLIDHLTDIIRSEEGNHEETNFQIASCTLEAGVKIYSLRVDSVHSEAYKVLARMNRAGQDTEEDTTLGSFNAESGQARRKEVDKKFSPLSTLESSFEVLNVKKFDVAFAVDPLYRQMSAEFDEGGAKGLLMNNLGIYGKCRLLFDSLEVPGKCITSQNESDISDTIDLSFARDCVEQMILDIHTKGEISPTLRVIVNQFDENNKRPSDFQSSTEKSGEEFDAAIDSELATEKEYENFPSWSNDHDSEAFPAEWGSDDADPTFPSYHQEKEPFHSQDPPDMDDIFENVDGYLFLSLGFRSKKNAWAGTDHWKFQKAKGSESEVHRASEDVLVQKTRQPGTKRQVEVDLDFTSFVEKKISDIFSPPRNPKSLQLPENIPPCITKLPEDCHYEPEDLVNLFLLPYVKCIGRKARKLSGEFADVSGEQCNNYESFPSWDNGSVCDDDVTDVHSEMDDSTSLISQPRQINKVEVQYDKTFKQVNVQALKITLWDHIQESVQVPIQGKKEVVSFKHMLTNFPSKCNAAATISDISPHLCFICLLHLANEKGLNIQSCPNLDDLGICLPDDGATITGTV